One part of the Terrimicrobium sacchariphilum genome encodes these proteins:
- a CDS encoding class I SAM-dependent methyltransferase, producing MNPTRQKYTPGHTASATAFQAARELETHGFFLTPLLQPGFDVLDAGCGPGTISTGIAQTVFPGHVTAFDLSQKQLDQARRNAQGREIVNLDFVAGNVDQLPFADEAFHVVFAHALLEHLRDPMPALNEFHRVTKPGGFIGVCSPDWDAIDLTSHPVRVDRAIQAYRTLQDCNGGNTRAGKHLADWLDQAGFTPLMHDLWYEEYEDPATLAEYLAVPLDLAGQFHHATALRNWAASPEAGIRLCWRYATGIRADGNTRRNLVLE from the coding sequence ATGAATCCAACTCGCCAAAAGTACACGCCGGGACACACGGCCAGCGCGACTGCTTTCCAAGCGGCGCGCGAGCTCGAGACCCACGGCTTTTTCCTGACACCTCTGCTGCAACCGGGCTTTGACGTGCTCGACGCCGGATGCGGCCCTGGCACGATCTCGACCGGGATCGCGCAGACGGTTTTCCCCGGCCATGTGACGGCCTTTGATCTTTCGCAAAAGCAGCTCGACCAGGCTCGCCGCAATGCCCAGGGGCGCGAGATCGTGAATCTCGACTTCGTGGCCGGCAACGTGGACCAGCTCCCCTTTGCCGATGAGGCGTTTCATGTGGTTTTTGCCCATGCGTTGCTCGAGCATCTGCGCGACCCGATGCCCGCGCTGAATGAGTTTCATCGCGTGACGAAGCCCGGCGGATTCATCGGCGTGTGCAGCCCGGATTGGGACGCCATCGACCTGACCTCGCACCCGGTGCGCGTGGATCGCGCCATCCAGGCCTATCGCACGCTGCAGGATTGCAACGGCGGCAACACCCGCGCCGGGAAGCACCTCGCCGACTGGCTGGACCAAGCGGGCTTTACCCCGCTGATGCACGATCTGTGGTACGAGGAGTACGAGGACCCGGCCACGCTGGCCGAGTATCTGGCCGTGCCGCTGGATCTCGCGGGGCAGTTCCATCACGCGACGGCGCTACGCAACTGGGCGGCGAGTCCGGAGGCTGGCATCCGCCTCTGCTGGCGCTACGCCACCGGCATCCGCGCCGATGGCAACACGCGCCGCAACCTCGTGCTGGAGTAG
- a CDS encoding M56 family metallopeptidase, giving the protein MFLHWLGTTSVAGTASLVLALAFIPWARKLLGARAAFVLWIFPLVAFVIPSLFPSPAGVLPRVDDLPPVVATVFLPSSHDALPTSAPASTPAPVVPWVFIIWATGAFCLFTAASVRWLRTLQIVHRSTPVTGALPDITLPRRTSIRESDLIHSPAMCGLFSPVILLPLGWADRLDPASLRWILLHEKGHICRGDMLWSWCFQVVRALHWFNPLMWLAERTSRVDMEMACDEWVLSHERSRAEDYGEAILRIASLPSDHWYMRTGMAESRRGLTRRIRHLALANPRGWWSVVIAVALGTCAMALLSPSAKSQSPQGTPAAASHAGSRVEIGAKFIEMTPALAEKFFGNTPGQFQSILKKEAFEKLIESLSQAQGVDLASSPKVTTRSGQRAVIQVVREFRYPSEFSPPADNQTPPSPNAFVSEPVGLTLEVEPFVADDERIILNLKPRMVELLGLVDYAGAKPKISDPKEDTIQAAMRPAANTSGAINMPVFRTREMQTTAVLRSGETIVLGGLSHADSPSMTAFPGGKATEGREGEHVLYTLITARITPADTTEVPANPPPARAAKDLPSGVPVPDKLGFVTSPHAPDMGYVDVRGLPSGSEVRCPYTGKLFLVP; this is encoded by the coding sequence ATGTTCCTGCATTGGCTCGGAACGACGTCGGTGGCAGGGACGGCATCCCTTGTGCTTGCATTGGCCTTTATTCCCTGGGCAAGAAAGCTTCTCGGAGCACGAGCGGCATTTGTCCTGTGGATATTTCCGCTGGTAGCGTTCGTGATTCCTTCCCTCTTCCCCTCGCCTGCCGGTGTCCTGCCGAGGGTCGATGATTTGCCGCCCGTGGTGGCCACGGTTTTTCTGCCCTCCTCCCACGACGCGCTTCCGACGTCCGCTCCTGCGTCGACGCCTGCCCCGGTGGTTCCATGGGTATTCATCATCTGGGCGACCGGAGCGTTTTGCCTGTTCACGGCTGCGTCTGTCCGCTGGCTGCGCACGCTCCAGATCGTTCACCGAAGCACTCCGGTCACCGGTGCGCTTCCCGACATTACGCTGCCTCGCCGGACATCGATCCGGGAATCGGATCTCATACACAGTCCCGCGATGTGCGGTCTTTTTTCTCCGGTGATCCTGCTACCCCTCGGCTGGGCCGACCGGTTGGATCCGGCCAGCCTCCGTTGGATCCTTTTGCACGAAAAGGGCCATATCTGCCGTGGAGACATGCTTTGGTCCTGGTGCTTTCAAGTCGTCCGGGCGCTGCACTGGTTCAATCCGCTCATGTGGCTGGCCGAGCGCACGAGCCGGGTTGACATGGAGATGGCCTGCGACGAATGGGTGCTCTCTCACGAGAGATCCCGCGCTGAGGACTACGGTGAGGCCATCCTGCGCATCGCGTCCCTGCCATCGGATCACTGGTATATGCGCACCGGCATGGCGGAGTCGCGTCGCGGGCTGACGCGGAGAATCCGGCATCTCGCGTTGGCTAATCCCCGCGGATGGTGGTCTGTGGTGATCGCTGTAGCCTTGGGAACCTGCGCGATGGCCCTGCTTTCACCAAGCGCCAAATCCCAGTCGCCACAAGGAACTCCGGCCGCCGCCTCCCATGCCGGGTCCCGGGTGGAAATCGGGGCGAAATTTATCGAAATGACCCCGGCTCTCGCTGAGAAGTTTTTCGGCAACACACCTGGACAATTTCAGAGCATTCTGAAGAAAGAAGCATTTGAGAAACTCATCGAAAGCCTCAGCCAGGCCCAAGGCGTAGACCTTGCATCCTCGCCAAAAGTCACGACTCGCAGCGGCCAGCGCGCCGTCATTCAGGTGGTGCGCGAATTTCGTTATCCGTCGGAATTTTCCCCACCAGCAGACAACCAGACTCCGCCCAGCCCGAATGCATTTGTGAGCGAGCCGGTCGGCCTGACTCTTGAGGTCGAGCCTTTCGTTGCGGACGACGAACGGATCATCCTGAACCTCAAGCCTCGCATGGTGGAACTGCTTGGCCTTGTCGACTACGCAGGTGCAAAGCCCAAAATCTCCGATCCCAAGGAAGATACCATTCAAGCTGCTATGCGGCCTGCCGCCAACACCTCGGGGGCGATCAACATGCCGGTATTTCGCACTCGGGAAATGCAGACTACGGCCGTTCTCCGGTCTGGTGAAACGATCGTCTTGGGCGGCCTTTCGCATGCCGACTCTCCATCCATGACGGCCTTCCCCGGCGGCAAGGCGACCGAAGGCCGGGAGGGCGAGCACGTTCTCTACACATTGATTACCGCTCGGATTACCCCTGCCGACACCACGGAGGTGCCTGCCAATCCTCCCCCGGCTCGCGCCGCGAAGGACCTGCCGTCCGGCGTGCCGGTTCCCGACAAACTGGGATTCGTTACCAGCCCCCACGCACCCGATATGGGCTACGTCGATGTCCGAGGTCTTCCCTCCGGTTCGGAGGTGAGGTGCCCCTACACGGGAAAGCTATTTCTCGTTCCCTAG
- a CDS encoding BlaI/MecI/CopY family transcriptional regulator: MSSEIPSISDSEWLVASEVWAEEGLTAADIADRLASRTHWKQKTINTFLARLVAKGVLAARPDGRAFRYHAGIPKEQCVRQESESFLKRVFGGAVAPMLAHFCETQDLSPEEIDTLRDILKRKGRRSDAK, from the coding sequence ATGAGTTCTGAAATTCCCTCCATTTCCGACAGCGAGTGGCTGGTCGCCTCCGAGGTTTGGGCCGAGGAAGGGCTCACCGCTGCGGACATCGCGGATCGCCTCGCCAGCCGGACGCACTGGAAGCAAAAGACGATCAACACCTTCCTCGCGAGGCTCGTGGCCAAAGGCGTCCTCGCCGCCCGCCCCGATGGCCGGGCCTTCCGCTATCACGCCGGGATTCCCAAGGAGCAATGCGTGCGGCAGGAAAGCGAATCCTTCCTCAAGCGCGTCTTCGGCGGAGCCGTCGCGCCCATGCTCGCCCACTTCTGCGAAACCCAGGATCTCTCGCCCGAGGAAATCGATACGCTGCGGGACATCCTTAAGCGGAAGGGGAGACGAAGCGATGCAAAGTAG
- the metF gene encoding methylenetetrahydrofolate reductase [NAD(P)H] — protein MHIEDTLRESETTFSFEFFPPKTPEASENLYQTIRELEAYRPDFVSVTYGAGGSTRDLTHDLVLRIKRTTSLNPVPHLTCVCHTEAEIESILARYAEEGVGNILALAGDPPVREGYDRSRDAFQHAADLVGFISRFNASGKHADPRGFGIGVAGFPEGHPATPNRLLEMDYLKAKVDAGANYIVTQLFFDNRDFLDFRDRCSLAGINIPIIAGIMPITSLGGMRRMAELAAGARFPAKLLRALQRGQNDPAAVERIGVHYATEQCADLLENNVRGIHFYTLNRSDATRRIFDNLGLRSVKA, from the coding sequence ATGCATATCGAGGACACCCTGCGCGAATCCGAGACCACGTTCTCCTTTGAGTTTTTCCCCCCGAAAACTCCCGAGGCCTCGGAGAATCTGTACCAAACCATTCGCGAGCTGGAGGCGTACCGCCCGGACTTTGTCAGCGTCACCTACGGCGCAGGCGGCTCCACCCGCGACCTCACGCATGACCTCGTGCTGCGCATCAAGCGCACGACCTCGCTCAACCCTGTGCCGCACCTCACCTGCGTGTGCCACACGGAGGCCGAGATCGAGAGCATCCTCGCCCGCTACGCCGAGGAGGGCGTGGGCAACATCCTCGCCCTCGCCGGGGATCCCCCGGTGCGCGAAGGCTACGATCGCTCCAGGGACGCCTTTCAGCACGCCGCCGATCTCGTCGGCTTCATCTCGCGGTTCAACGCCAGCGGCAAACACGCCGACCCGCGCGGCTTCGGCATCGGCGTCGCCGGATTCCCCGAGGGCCATCCCGCCACGCCCAACCGCCTCCTGGAGATGGACTACCTGAAGGCCAAGGTCGACGCCGGGGCCAACTACATCGTCACCCAGCTTTTCTTCGACAACCGCGACTTCCTCGACTTCCGCGACCGCTGCTCGCTGGCCGGGATCAACATCCCCATCATCGCGGGCATCATGCCGATCACCTCGCTCGGTGGCATGCGCCGCATGGCAGAGCTCGCCGCCGGAGCACGATTTCCCGCCAAGCTCCTCCGCGCCCTCCAGCGCGGCCAGAACGATCCCGCCGCGGTCGAACGCATAGGCGTCCACTACGCCACCGAGCAATGCGCCGACCTGCTGGAAAACAACGTACGCGGCATCCATTTCTACACGCTCAACCGCTCCGACGCCACCCGCCGCATCTTTGACAACCTCGGCCTGCGCTCGGTGAAAGCTTAG